Part of the Sphingopyxis sp. 113P3 genome, GACCGGCTCGCGACATGCCGCAGGGAATGTTGATCGCTGGGCCGCCATAATAGTTGAACGCCGCACCATTTGACAAATCGGCATTCCGCGTCGGCCGGCCATCATTCTCCGCTTCCAGGAGATCGGCGATTTGAGGCGGCTGAACGCGCATCGTCGGCATGACGACCAGGTCGCATCGATCGAACGGTGCGACATCCGCGCGAAGGCGGCGCAACATCTCAAGCGAGCCGATATAATCGAATGCCGAACGGTCGACTGTCGCCTCCTTGAGACGGGCCCGGCCATCGGGCGTGTAGAGCGGCGCGGCGTCGCGCATCAGCCGCGCATGAAAAGCGTCACGTTCCACGATCAGGCTGCAGCCGCTGGTGCTGGGAAGCCGTACATCCTTGACGCCCGCGACGAGACTCGCGATGCGGTCGAGCGCCAGGTCCACACAGGTCCCGATTTCCCGGTCTATACCGGTGAAAGGCTTTCCGATGGGCCTGCCGATCCGAAGCAAACGTACACGCTCGTGCAGCTGGTCAAGCGATGGGCAAGAATCGCGGCCGGTCTGGCCCGGCTCCGCCTGCCCCGACATTACCTTAAACAGCAGCGCCGCGTCGGCGACGCTGCGCGCGATCGGTCCACAATGATCAAGCGAACGCACGACGGGCACGACCCCTTCGATCGAGACCAGCCCATGGGTGGGCTTGAAACCGACCACGCCACACCAAGCCGCGGGATTGCGAACCGATCCGCCGGTATCCGTGCCGATCGATCCCGCGCACAACCGTGCGGCCACCGCCGCGCCTGAACCTCCCGAACTGCCGCCTGCGCTAAGCGCTGTATTCCACGGATTGCGAACCGGCCCGAACCCGGTCGACGCGCTTGTCGGCCCCAGCGCGAATTCATGCATCCCCGCCTTTGCAAGAATGACGGCGCCGGCGGCCCGCAATCTCCGTACCAGCGTCGCGTCGCGCTCGGGTACGCGATCCGCAAATACGCGGCTTCCCGCAGTGGTGCGCAGGCCCGCCGTATCGATATTGTCCTTCAGAGAGATGGGGACGCCGTGCAGGGGCCCTCGCACCCTTCCCGATCGTCGCTCGCGGTCAAGCGCCTCCGCCTGCGCCATCGCCCCGTCACCATCGATCGTGACATAAGCGTTGATTTCGGCATTCAGCGCATTGGAGCGCTGCAAATAGGCGTCGACCAGATCGACGCAGTCGAACGCTCCTTCGGCAAAGCAGCGGCTGAGGTCGCTCAAACCGATAGTAGTCAGTTCGTCGTTTCCAGCAGCGCCTCCCACAGCGCCGAGGCCCCCGTCTCGCATCAGATTCGACAATCGCCAACCCTCTTTACGCAATCGAAGGCGCCGCCGGCCGCCGTCCGCTGTGCGGAGGATGCGGCGGCCCGCAAATTGCTCGCTCGTACCGCCGCTCAGGAGCGGCCGCTTCAGCTTTATTGCCGCGCTTTGGGCGTTTCAGCGATATCAATAGCTGCTGGCATCCAGCGGGATCGTCATTGGCCCGCCAGCGCTGCCGCACCTGTCGCGCTGTTATGACGGCCGATCAACGCCCTCGGCGTCGCCCGTTCTCCCGGAGATCAGATCCCGCAGTTGGGTCTTCAATATCTTTCCGTAGCTGTTCTTGGGCAGTGCGGCGACGAAATGGTAGCGCTTGGGCCGTTTGAACCGCGCAATATGGTCGAGGCACCACCGGTCGAGCATCGCGGCCGAGATCTCCTCGCTCGCTACCACGAACGCAACCACTTCCTCCCCCCAATCGGGGTGAGGATCTCCGATCACTGATGCCTCGACGACCGCTCGATGCCGCAGCAGAACTTCCTCGACTTCGCGCGGATAGATATTGGAACCGCCGCTGATGATCACGTCTTTCGAGCGATCGCGCAAAGTCAGAAAGCCGTCGCTATCGAAGGAGCCGATATCGCCCGTTGCCAGCCAACCATTTTGAAGAGCGCGGGCAGTCGCCTCGGGATTATTCCAATATCCCTTCATGACGGTCGCGCCGCGCACCATGACCTCACCGGCCTCCCCCGCCGGAAGTTCGCGCCCGTCGCCGTCCGCAACGACGACCTGGACAGCCGACTGTGGATAGCCGACGCTGGCCAATCGTTCGCGAAACCGCGGAT contains:
- a CDS encoding amidase, with protein sequence MRDGGLGAVGGAAGNDELTTIGLSDLSRCFAEGAFDCVDLVDAYLQRSNALNAEINAYVTIDGDGAMAQAEALDRERRSGRVRGPLHGVPISLKDNIDTAGLRTTAGSRVFADRVPERDATLVRRLRAAGAVILAKAGMHEFALGPTSASTGFGPVRNPWNTALSAGGSSGGSGAAVAARLCAGSIGTDTGGSVRNPAAWCGVVGFKPTHGLVSIEGVVPVVRSLDHCGPIARSVADAALLFKVMSGQAEPGQTGRDSCPSLDQLHERVRLLRIGRPIGKPFTGIDREIGTCVDLALDRIASLVAGVKDVRLPSTSGCSLIVERDAFHARLMRDAAPLYTPDGRARLKEATVDRSAFDYIGSLEMLRRLRADVAPFDRCDLVVMPTMRVQPPQIADLLEAENDGRPTRNADLSNGAAFNYYGGPAINIPCGMSRAGLPIGLTIAGPPHSDETVLALARVCEAVFGSSGAAAPRG